The proteins below are encoded in one region of Limnochorda pilosa:
- a CDS encoding Mu transposase C-terminal domain-containing protein encodes MIYQAEVFTRACAELGIRHLSAKTGRPEGKGKIERWFATFQNEFLPELSLHPVQTLEALNERLWAWIEEAYHVRTHSETGEPPAERFLRDLERRTVPPERLQRVFLWREDRQVDKTGVIQFAGNRYQAPAGTEHAQRAPEVELRYHPLRLEELEVWREGRFAGKARPLDLYRSRLDRVARAHEPAAPKRTGLPYLELLLHRHEERKRQALSPLQLHRPEPGKEGEPRV; translated from the coding sequence ATGATCTATCAGGCCGAGGTCTTCACCCGGGCCTGCGCCGAGCTGGGGATCCGCCACCTCTCGGCCAAGACCGGCCGTCCCGAAGGGAAGGGGAAGATTGAGCGCTGGTTTGCCACCTTCCAAAACGAATTCCTCCCCGAGCTCTCCCTCCACCCGGTCCAGACGCTCGAAGCCCTCAACGAGCGGCTATGGGCGTGGATCGAGGAGGCCTACCACGTCCGGACCCACTCGGAGACGGGCGAGCCCCCGGCCGAGCGCTTCCTGCGGGATCTCGAGCGGCGGACGGTCCCTCCTGAGCGCCTCCAGCGGGTCTTCCTCTGGCGGGAGGATCGGCAAGTGGACAAGACGGGCGTTATTCAGTTCGCCGGCAACCGCTACCAGGCCCCGGCCGGGACCGAGCACGCCCAGAGGGCACCCGAGGTGGAGCTCCGCTATCACCCGCTGCGCCTTGAAGAACTGGAAGTCTGGCGGGAGGGCCGCTTCGCGGGGAAGGCGAGGCCTCTGGACCTCTACCGCTCCCGGCTGGACCGGGTGGCCCGGGCCCACGAGCCTGCAGCCCCCAAGCGCACGGGGCTGCCGTACCTCGAGCTCCTCCTCCACCGCCACGAGGAGCGGAAGCGCCAGGCCCTCTCGCCCCTGCAGCTGCACCGCCCCGAACCCGGGAAGGAGGGCGAGCCTCGTGTATGA
- a CDS encoding ExeA family protein → MYEAFFGLSRAPFTREIAPSDLFTSRQHKELLERLRYAAERRLVMLLTGEVGSGKSTALRALREHLDSARYEVLYLADVAFSPRSFFHRLLEELHVEAPYQLTRAKRLAYRTLLERHQTQHRTPVLVVDEAQHLPRAVLEEVRGLLNYDCDAFAPFALILSGTRPLAELLQLASLEPLSQRIDLRFHLQGLTLEETQQYVRHLLNLAGVGQEIFSREALTRLHLASEGIPRKINRLATLTLMAAAAQERRVIDDGFLDQVASAELSWTA, encoded by the coding sequence GTGTATGAGGCCTTCTTCGGGCTCTCCCGAGCCCCCTTCACCCGGGAGATCGCCCCTTCGGACCTCTTCACCTCCCGCCAGCACAAGGAGCTCCTCGAAAGGCTCCGGTACGCGGCGGAGCGAAGGCTCGTGATGCTCCTCACCGGCGAGGTGGGCTCGGGCAAGTCCACCGCCCTGCGGGCGCTCCGAGAGCACCTGGACAGCGCCCGCTACGAGGTGCTCTATCTCGCCGACGTCGCCTTCTCCCCCAGGAGCTTCTTCCACCGGCTCCTGGAGGAGCTTCACGTCGAGGCCCCCTACCAGCTCACCCGGGCCAAGCGGCTCGCTTACCGCACCCTCCTGGAACGTCACCAAACCCAGCACCGGACCCCGGTGCTGGTGGTGGACGAGGCCCAGCACCTTCCCCGGGCCGTTCTGGAGGAGGTCCGGGGGCTCCTGAACTACGACTGCGACGCCTTCGCTCCCTTCGCTCTGATCCTCTCGGGCACCCGGCCCCTGGCGGAACTCCTCCAGCTTGCGAGCCTCGAACCGCTCTCCCAGAGGATCGACCTCCGCTTCCACCTCCAGGGCCTCACCCTCGAGGAGACCCAGCAGTACGTGCGCCACCTGCTGAACCTCGCCGGCGTCGGGCAGGAGATCTTCTCCCGGGAGGCCCTCACCCGGCTCCACCTGGCCTCCGAGGGGATCCCGAGAAAGATCAACCGCCTGGCCACCCTCACCCTCATGGCGGCCGCCGCACAGGAGCGCCGCGTCATCGACGACGGCTTCCTCGACCAGGTGGCCTCGGCGGAGCTCAGCTGGACGGCCTGA
- a CDS encoding transposase translates to MGRLLDGKAGCLTPYVSGVHPFYNQRCTAENGIKELKEGLGIDSIGKETFWPNAADLLIKGIAYNLLLRLKALAPAPYRHYTATRLQRTLLRVPVLVVRHARRLILRLPALWPHRAAWQAIRLALST, encoded by the coding sequence GTGGGACGCCTTCTGGACGGCAAAGCGGGCTGCCTGACCCCCTACGTTTCTGGCGTACACCCCTTTTACAATCAGCGCTGCACCGCCGAGAACGGGATCAAGGAGCTGAAGGAGGGACTCGGCATCGACTCCATCGGCAAGGAGACCTTCTGGCCCAATGCGGCGGACCTGCTGATCAAGGGGATCGCCTACAACCTCCTGCTCCGGCTCAAGGCGCTGGCCCCGGCGCCCTATCGCCACTACACCGCGACCCGCCTGCAACGGACCCTGCTGCGGGTGCCGGTCCTGGTGGTGCGCCATGCCCGGCGGCTGATCCTCCGGCTTCCAGCGCTGTGGCCGCACCGAGCTGCATGGCAGGCCATCCGGCTTGCACTGAGCACGTAG
- a CDS encoding DUF4279 domain-containing protein, giving the protein MTTPRHHDEGILQRAALRVAGSGLDGDWVTSQLSLAPTRFTKEGTVGPGGVRAVTNVWRYTVPVPTDRPMETHLRALVSDLRPRQAVLKRMAQDWSVTVWCSYVTDYAQGTFQIPPDVMAFLSETGVSITVSVFSWGMVRVDEDEADD; this is encoded by the coding sequence GTGACCACCCCGAGGCATCATGATGAAGGCATCTTGCAGAGAGCGGCACTCCGTGTCGCTGGCAGCGGACTTGACGGTGACTGGGTGACAAGTCAACTGTCCTTAGCTCCTACCCGCTTCACGAAAGAAGGAACCGTCGGTCCGGGTGGGGTAAGGGCCGTGACCAATGTATGGAGGTATACCGTTCCGGTCCCTACCGACCGTCCGATGGAAACACACCTTCGCGCGCTTGTCTCCGACCTAAGGCCGAGACAGGCAGTTCTGAAACGTATGGCGCAGGACTGGTCAGTAACCGTGTGGTGTAGCTATGTCACCGACTATGCGCAGGGTACGTTTCAGATACCCCCAGACGTCATGGCGTTCCTTTCCGAAACCGGTGTCTCCATAACCGTCTCCGTCTTCTCATGGGGGATGGTCCGCGTGGATGAGGACGAGGCCGACGACTAG